In Lacibacter sp. H407, a genomic segment contains:
- the yajC gene encoding preprotein translocase subunit YajC yields MYELLLFAGDPKGGGGSIQLVFLGLMILVFWLFMIRPQAKKAKQQKSFIENLQKGDKVVTIAGIHGVVNKVNEDGTLSLEINPGSYIKIERSSISLDWTTQLNKVATDKK; encoded by the coding sequence ATGTACGAACTACTCTTATTTGCAGGCGATCCCAAAGGCGGCGGCGGAAGCATCCAGTTAGTATTTCTTGGATTAATGATCTTAGTATTCTGGTTATTCATGATCCGTCCGCAAGCTAAAAAAGCAAAACAACAAAAGTCATTTATTGAGAACCTGCAAAAGGGCGATAAAGTTGTAACCATTGCCGGCATCCATGGTGTGGTAAACAAAGTGAATGAAGATGGCACGCTTTCATTAGAGATCAACCCTGGCAGCTATATTAAAATTGAACGCAGCTCTATCAGCTTGGATTGGACAACACAGCTGAACAAAGTTGCTACAGATAAAAAATAA
- a CDS encoding DUF1573 domain-containing protein, whose product MKHLILLSTFIAFLTACENADKQTTDAAAPVATEQTVTDLPEVTTVQWLDSVQNFGKVTDGEKVVITFHFKNTGNKPLIISNVQASCGCTVPSKPEEPIAPGAEGKITAEFNSEGRVGKAAKNITVSANTKEGITSLLFEGEVLPKK is encoded by the coding sequence ATGAAACATTTGATTCTATTATCCACCTTCATTGCATTCCTCACAGCTTGTGAAAATGCAGACAAACAAACAACTGATGCTGCAGCTCCCGTAGCAACAGAACAAACAGTAACAGACCTTCCGGAAGTTACAACTGTTCAATGGCTCGACTCAGTACAAAATTTCGGCAAAGTAACCGATGGTGAAAAAGTAGTGATCACCTTCCATTTCAAAAATACCGGCAACAAGCCCCTGATCATTTCCAATGTACAGGCAAGTTGCGGTTGCACCGTTCCATCAAAACCGGAAGAGCCCATTGCTCCCGGTGCAGAAGGAAAAATTACTGCCGAGTTTAACAGCGAAGGCCGTGTAGGTAAAGCAGCAAAAAATATTACCGTTTCAGCAAACACAAAAGAAGGTATTACCAGCCTTTTGTTTGAAGGCGAAGTACTTCCTAAAAAATAA
- the nusB gene encoding transcription antitermination factor NusB, whose translation MISRRNIRVKVMQTLYTCSTREGDITKLEAIRTLDKHVDQSRQLFVVLIYTLTEIARYAETDARQKASKHLPTAKDLSINTKIAGNRVLWQILEHPSYATVVKEIKPELMGMEEWVRKLYNELVLSDVYHQYISRESREKKDEKDILEFIFTDLMLPNDDFVSFIEERFLHWEDDAEMINLLMLNLLQKPHTGDFQQFVSNEKLKFAKDLLVSVIEKEEVCNEYIKDKLQNWDPERTAALDMILMRMGICEFLFFETIPPKVTINEYIDLAKDYSTPQSGHFVNGILDSIHKELAAQNKLHKVSFKKS comes from the coding sequence ATGATCAGCAGAAGAAACATACGGGTAAAGGTGATGCAGACATTGTACACCTGTTCTACGAGAGAAGGTGATATCACCAAGTTAGAAGCTATTCGCACATTAGATAAGCATGTAGACCAAAGCAGACAATTATTTGTTGTACTGATTTACACATTAACGGAAATTGCACGTTATGCAGAAACAGATGCACGTCAAAAAGCATCGAAACATTTGCCTACGGCCAAAGATCTGAGCATCAATACAAAAATTGCCGGCAACCGTGTGTTGTGGCAAATATTGGAACATCCTTCTTATGCCACAGTGGTTAAGGAGATCAAGCCGGAATTGATGGGAATGGAAGAATGGGTGCGGAAATTGTACAATGAATTGGTATTGTCGGATGTTTACCATCAATACATCAGCCGTGAAAGCCGTGAGAAAAAAGATGAAAAAGATATTCTCGAATTCATTTTTACCGATCTGATGCTGCCGAATGACGATTTCGTTTCGTTTATTGAAGAACGGTTTCTCCATTGGGAAGATGATGCAGAAATGATAAACCTCCTGATGCTGAATTTATTACAGAAACCTCATACCGGCGATTTTCAGCAATTTGTAAGCAACGAAAAACTCAAGTTTGCAAAGGACCTGCTGGTAAGCGTAATTGAAAAGGAAGAGGTGTGTAACGAATACATCAAAGACAAATTACAGAACTGGGACCCGGAGCGTACAGCAGCATTGGATATGATCCTGATGCGCATGGGTATTTGCGAATTTCTTTTCTTTGAAACGATTCCGCCAAAGGTGACGATCAACGAATACATTGACCTTGCAAAGGATTACAGCACCCCCCAAAGCGGTCATTTTGTAAACGGTATCCTTGACAGCATCCACAAAGAACTGGCAGCTCAAAACAAACTGCATAAAGTGTCTTTTAAGAAATCATAA